The nucleotide sequence CCACTTGGGTTGGCCTTTGAATAAAATACCCAAGAATAAAGGCACAAATACCGGAATGGATAACATTGCTGCAATCGTGAGCACGACATCAAAAAGACTGATTTTTCCCATGTTAATAAAGATCATGGCAACAATGATAACAGTTATGCCCATAAGAGCAGTGAAAATTTGACCGACGCGAAGTAATTCTTTATCATTGGCTTCAGGCCTAATGATTTTTGCATAAAAGTTTTTTGTTAAAAAACCGGCATTGCGGTTGAGTCCAGTATCCATGGAGGACATGGTCGCAGCAAATAAGCCTGCAACTAAGAGGCCAATCATGCCTTGAGGTAAAACTTTAAGACAAGTCGCAATATAGGCGACTTCCGAGGGGTTGTTGACATTGCTGAATTGATCAATGAAACCAGGTGCAATGGTATTTGCACAGAGCGGGGGAATAAACCAAAATACAGGAAGCAGGATGTATAAGAATAAGGGGATCGCCGCCGCTTTTTTAGCATCCTTACCATCTTTTACAGCAATATACTTAGCCGCTTGAACGATATTATTGCGGTTGATAATCGCGACGCCAATCATAGCTAAAATCCAAATCCAATCATACTTGTGTCCGGTTGGGTGTATGACTTCCATGTTTTGCTTAGGTATTTGATCAATGAAAGCACTGATACTGCCAATCTCTGTTAAACATAGGACACCAGCGGCGACACTAATACTGACTAAGAGCAGACCCTGGATGAAATCACTGGCATTTACGGCCCAGCTACCACCAAAGAGTGACATCACGAGAACAACAATTCCTGTAGCGATAACCACTGGTGCTTGGGGAAGATTGAACACGGAGGAAAGAATAATAGATAAACCAACAAGCCAAACCCCTGCAGTAATAACTTGAATCGGAACTTGAATCCAGGTGAAAATTTGTTCAGAAGCTTTACCAAAGCGAGCGCGAACCGCATCCATGGCAGTGACTAAGCGCATCTGGCGGTATCTTTTAGCAAAAAAGCTGTATCCCAAAATATAACCGACAACATCACATATGTAGATGACAAAGACAATGAAGCCGTATTCATAGGCTAAGCCAGCGGCGCCGGTGAAGGTCCAGCAACTAAAATTTGCAACAAAAGCCGAGAGTCCGACTAACCACCAAGACATGCGTGAACCACCCGCAAAGTAATCGGCACTTGAGCCATTGAAGCGTTTAAAAACGTAACCTAAGGACATGATGAAGGCAAAATAAAAGCCAATCACTATGTAGTCATATATACTGAGCATGTAGAACCTCTTAATTGATTTAATAGGTATTACATATGATTTTTGAATAATGTGACAATTGCTTCTACAAATTTCACTCATTTTTGCGAAATGAGCGCGTGGTATAGAAAGTGTGAAAATTATGACTTGTTATTTATGTTGAATTTTTATGATAAGTCAGCGGACAAAAATGTCACATTATTCAAAAGTCATCTGTATATATAAAATATAGGCATTTTAAAATCCACAACAACTTAAGGAAGTTTAGAATGTGCAAAAATTCTATTTTGACCTTATTAAATTCTGAGGTCTCGTCTGTCCTTAACTAATACCTGAATCCGTGAGCTACATTAAGTCAATGAACTTGAAAGCCCTACGGAATTCTACAAAAGCCAGATCACAGATTCAGCTAATACTTTCAAAAACCCCAAGAGAACTCATAATGAAACAAAAAATTATTATATCGACTTTAGCTTTCACCTTATTATTGCTGCTGAATTCTTGTACAAATAAATCTTATACTCCGATTTCTTATTCCTCAGGAATTATATCTCCCTGGGATACACAACAAGTTGAGCTAGAAAAGGAAGTGAAGATGCCAGTGGAGTATCCACAAGTCTTTAGTCGCGAAAGCTCTTTATTCGGCTACAATCCGCGATTTATGCCTGCGTCGGTGACTTTCACTAAAGCCAATCGGCCAGTAATGCGTTTTGGCTTAGAAGGCGAACTAGGTGAATATCATACACCGCTTGGTCAACGTTCCTATAAAGAAAAAAACTTCATTCAATACCTAGGCAATGATGGTCGCTGGTATACCACTGAATCTCATGTGGAGGCAGTGAGAGAATACCTGAAGCTTAAAGCATCACAAAAACTCGAGATTCATACTGGGAATAGATCCTATCAGCGTGTGGAATTTGATCTTGATGGTCATGCTTATACCATGATAAAATGCCTTGCGAATAAAAAATCCTACATGTTCTTACTCTATTCAGCTGATGAAATGAAGAGCTGGCAAGTTATAGAACCTGCTGAGCATGGTGATTGGAGAATAGAATCCTATCAGACCCATAATCTTAGCGCCAAGCCTCCTGTATTAGTGGCGCCAGCGCGCTCCAAGAGTGAGATTCTCCTTCTTATTCCCCAAAAGAAAAATGGTAAGATTTCCCTTACTCATAGCGTGAAAATACCTGTAGGAAAGCAGATTGGCTTGCATGGAACCATGGCTGGTGCAGGCAATAGTTCGATTAGCCTTGAGGGTAAAACATATATCACTTATTACTCGACGATCGCTCATGCTACGATAGCAGGAACACCACAATATATTGTTAGTTACGATCATAAAAGCGGCAAAATTGAAGGCCCCGTATTTCTAGGCGTTGGCGGACATCGAGTAGATGGTCATAATAGTCCAGTAATCCTAGCGGATTCCAAAGCTCATATTCATGTGCTGCTAGGCACTCATTGGCATTCAATGGTTCACTGTGTATCAAAAAATCCGGCTGATATCTCATCGTGGCAAGAAGCGGTATATGTTGCCGGAAATGGGGATAACTCTTGGAGTCGCAATGGGATTACTTATCCAGGTTTCACTATTGATAAAGATGATACCCTTCACTTAGTTGTACGTGGGCGAAATAGTCACTGGGTAAAAAGTGATGTTGGATCTGAACGAATCATGCAAGGCTATCCAGAGCATTTAGATTACGCCTTGGTTTACCTCAGGAAAAAGAAAAATGGCCTGTGGGAAAAACGCAAAGATCTAGTACGTCCTTCACATATGGCTTACAGTAATTGGTATCATAAAATCTCTATTGATAGGCACGGCATGCCTTATCTAACTTATATGTATTATGCTCATAATTTGACCAAAATGGAAAAGGAGCAATACATATCCAAGTGGGGCGGCACAGGTGAGAATGATGCCGTTTCAGCTCATGATCCCGTACTAATACGCACAAGTGATTGTGGTGACTCGTGGTCAATTGTAAGGACCCCAGAACTTTTCGAAAGTATGGATAAGAATCACTAAATAAGAGATCAGGCCTGGCTTCTACTGCGGGCGGATAAAAATCAAAAAAGTGCTTCGTTTGCATAGCCAAAACTAGGTGCATTAATTCCCGCCGCTTGCAGCATGGCAAGATGTGCAGAACTCAATGGTTTACGTTCAGCAATATTCGACTTGAGGTGAAGGCCTGTTTTATGTTTGCCTCCACCTTTACCGGCAATGATACAGGGGAGATCATAGCCTTTGTGGTTTTGTCCATCACCGATACAGGCAGTGAGCATTATTTGACTATTATCGAGGATGGATTTATCACCCTCTTTGATATTACTTAAACGCTCAAGGATTTGTGCGTAGAGACCGACTTGATACTGGATGATTTTTGTAAAGGAATCGGTATGTTTGGCTGATGTGCCATAATGAGATGCACCATGATGATGGTGAATTCCCGATTCAAGAAAACTATAGCTTTGTCTGGTGGCTTCCTGAGCAAACATATATGTAATGACATTGGTTCGTCGTGTTTGAAAGGCGAGGACGAAGAGGTCGCAATACATCTGCTGGAGTTCATCAAAGTAGTTTGTATTACGCCAGCTTTGTCCTAAGCCCATGGCAAAGTCTTCTTCGGGTTTTCTGTAATCTGCGGGAATAGTTTTGCTATAGCCTGAATCCTTATTCATTTTTTCCATTCGCTTCTCTAGTGTTCGAATGGAAGTAAAATATTGATCGAGCCGACTGCGGTCTTCGCGCCCAGCATATTTCACCAAGCGTTTTAAATCGGATCGAGTGAGATCCAAAACACTCTTCATTTGATTTTCACTAACTCGAGAAGCACTCGTACTTCCATAGAGTCTTTTAAATGCCATGTAGGGATCACGGTCTTGAACAATATATTCTTTCGAAGATTTCCAAGATATATACTTAAAGTATTCTGGGTGATCACCGACAGAATCAGGACTACGATTTGAGACGTTTGAGGTACTACTAAAGTGCATGGAGTCAATAAAACTATTGGCGCCGAGGTAGCGAGCGGCGAGTTGGTCGGCTGAAATTATGTCTTCGGAATTTTCGCTAAAACCAGCTTGTAGGGCAATCTCATCTCGTGAGCGGGTTCCATCTGTTAATAGGGAGGCGCAATTTTTATGACCACCACCTTTATTCCCTTGAAGCGCCAAACCTGAGTAAATAGAAAATTGACTGCGTAAATCTTTTAGGGGCTCTAAACACGTGGGAAGAGTGTAATCTTTGCCATCTTCTGTGGGCTTGAAACGATCCGGGATATAACCATTGGGCATGAATATCCAAGCGAGACGTTGATTATTTTTTTGCATGACTGAGGCATTGAGCTCTAACCAAGGCAGAGTCATAAAAGCTCCACCAATTCCCTTTAATAATGTACGTCTATTCATCTTCTCTCCTAGAATTTATATTGGAATTGATCACTGAGAATTATGGTGGCCACAATAGCGGAAAAGCGGTTGTCGTTATTGCGCATATTGCTATGACATTTATTCACTAGATAAAAATCATAGTGATTGAGCTCGCGGTTCATAGCGTAAGAAAGGAATGCGGAAGAAACTTTGCGATAAAAGTGATCGCGATTTTTAACTAAGTAACGGCGCAGTTGTTGAGGTCCGCGAATTTCTTTGCCATTATTGAGAGTGGCCATATTATCGACATTATCCCTCCATCGACCCATATGATCATAATTTTCCAATGGGAAGCCAAGTGGATCGATCAGCGAATGACAGCCTTTGCAATTGGGGTTTCTACGATGTTCAACTAAGACTTCGCGCAAACTCATATCTTTTGTTTCACTAGCAGAGGGTAGTATGCCCGCATCGGGAGGCGGAGGCGGTGTGGGTGTTCCTAAAATAGAGCTTAAGATGAAGTTGCCTCTTAAAATAGGATTCGTACGCTCTCCCGCAGAACTAAGAGCCATGAAACCGGCCATGCCGATAATTCCTCCACGTTGATCAGTTTCGAGTGATCGTTTACGGAATACATAGCCCACATCTGTTTTTATATTATAGAATTCAGCCATGTGATCATTTAGGAAGGTGAAGTCAGAACTCAGTAAATGTTGCAGGTTGAGGTCATTCTTTATGATGTAATCAAAGTAAGTAATGATCTCTTTATACATATCCTCGTAAATCGGATCCTCTTCAGCCATGTCCCGCAAGGCATCCACTTCTAACCACTTATTCAAAAAGGCCTTGAGCATGGCTTGTGAGCGCTTGTCTCGGAGCATGCTTTGT is from Lentisphaera profundi and encodes:
- a CDS encoding sodium:solute symporter family transporter; this translates as MLSIYDYIVIGFYFAFIMSLGYVFKRFNGSSADYFAGGSRMSWWLVGLSAFVANFSCWTFTGAAGLAYEYGFIVFVIYICDVVGYILGYSFFAKRYRQMRLVTAMDAVRARFGKASEQIFTWIQVPIQVITAGVWLVGLSIILSSVFNLPQAPVVIATGIVVLVMSLFGGSWAVNASDFIQGLLLVSISVAAGVLCLTEIGSISAFIDQIPKQNMEVIHPTGHKYDWIWILAMIGVAIINRNNIVQAAKYIAVKDGKDAKKAAAIPLFLYILLPVFWFIPPLCANTIAPGFIDQFSNVNNPSEVAYIATCLKVLPQGMIGLLVAGLFAATMSSMDTGLNRNAGFLTKNFYAKIIRPEANDKELLRVGQIFTALMGITVIIVAMIFINMGKISLFDVVLTIAAMLSIPVFVPLFLGILFKGQPKWADWSTVLLGFIISALIYKGSDSELAMSLFQSINAEDFLIYMREHKMTFNVFVNIPVSTLWFLSTKYIPHKKDAAYDANVEAFFTQMNKEVDFEKEIGHANDKDQAKVLGWLSCVYGAFVLILLFIPNSMSARWALFGCGGFMMSVGLALIAYSRKSVSEAAIPIAKIEMD
- a CDS encoding BNR-4 repeat-containing protein → MKQKIIISTLAFTLLLLLNSCTNKSYTPISYSSGIISPWDTQQVELEKEVKMPVEYPQVFSRESSLFGYNPRFMPASVTFTKANRPVMRFGLEGELGEYHTPLGQRSYKEKNFIQYLGNDGRWYTTESHVEAVREYLKLKASQKLEIHTGNRSYQRVEFDLDGHAYTMIKCLANKKSYMFLLYSADEMKSWQVIEPAEHGDWRIESYQTHNLSAKPPVLVAPARSKSEILLLIPQKKNGKISLTHSVKIPVGKQIGLHGTMAGAGNSSISLEGKTYITYYSTIAHATIAGTPQYIVSYDHKSGKIEGPVFLGVGGHRVDGHNSPVILADSKAHIHVLLGTHWHSMVHCVSKNPADISSWQEAVYVAGNGDNSWSRNGITYPGFTIDKDDTLHLVVRGRNSHWVKSDVGSERIMQGYPEHLDYALVYLRKKKNGLWEKRKDLVRPSHMAYSNWYHKISIDRHGMPYLTYMYYAHNLTKMEKEQYISKWGGTGENDAVSAHDPVLIRTSDCGDSWSIVRTPELFESMDKNH
- a CDS encoding DUF1552 domain-containing protein, which gives rise to MNRRTLLKGIGGAFMTLPWLELNASVMQKNNQRLAWIFMPNGYIPDRFKPTEDGKDYTLPTCLEPLKDLRSQFSIYSGLALQGNKGGGHKNCASLLTDGTRSRDEIALQAGFSENSEDIISADQLAARYLGANSFIDSMHFSSTSNVSNRSPDSVGDHPEYFKYISWKSSKEYIVQDRDPYMAFKRLYGSTSASRVSENQMKSVLDLTRSDLKRLVKYAGREDRSRLDQYFTSIRTLEKRMEKMNKDSGYSKTIPADYRKPEEDFAMGLGQSWRNTNYFDELQQMYCDLFVLAFQTRRTNVITYMFAQEATRQSYSFLESGIHHHHGASHYGTSAKHTDSFTKIIQYQVGLYAQILERLSNIKEGDKSILDNSQIMLTACIGDGQNHKGYDLPCIIAGKGGGKHKTGLHLKSNIAERKPLSSAHLAMLQAAGINAPSFGYANEALF